One Xyrauchen texanus isolate HMW12.3.18 chromosome 34, RBS_HiC_50CHRs, whole genome shotgun sequence genomic window carries:
- the LOC127628085 gene encoding cysteine-rich and transmembrane domain-containing protein 1-like produces the protein MNYEQPPPYTGPGPTAPGYPPPNAPGYPAQGYPPQGFPPQGYPAQGYQGFPAQTDQPNPGYPNYPPGPPGSFPVQPGCQGYPQQQYGGPMYGEPPKNTVYVVEQGRREDSGDQACLTACWTALCCCCLWDMLT, from the exons ATGAATTACGAGCAGCCTCCACCGTACACCGGGCCTGGACCCACGGCTCCAGGATACCCCCCACCCAATGCTCCAGGATACCCTGCTCAAGGATACCCACCTCAGGGATTCCCACCACAAGGATACCCTGCACAGGGATACCAAGGATTTCCAGCCCAGACTGACCAGCCCAACCCTGGTTACCCGAATTACCCTCCTGGTCCTCCTGGATCATTCCCAGTCCAGCCAGGGTGCCAGGGATACCCACAACAACAGTATGGAGGCCCGATGTATGGAGAACCTCCCAAAAATACAG tgtatgtGGTGGAGCAGGGGAGGCGTGAGGATTCTGGGGATCAGGCGTGTCTAACTGCATGTTGGACGGCTCTGTGCTGCTGCTGTCTCTGGGACATGTTGACCTAG
- the LOC127628071 gene encoding methionine adenosyltransferase 2 subunit beta isoform X1, translated as MSIRDKELKIHFKPGHVELAQDDVYTPYRRVLVTGATGLLGRAVYKEFKNNDWDALGCGYNRARPCFLKCNLLDEDAVQGVIQGFQPHVIVHCAAERRPDVVERHTEAAMNLNVHACATLAKEAGGIFLIYISTDYVFDGRNPPYGENDAPNPLNLYGKSKLEGEREILRHCPGAAILRVPILYGEVEKVEESAVTVLWDSVQEGAESSNLDHCQQRFPTYTNDVARVCRTMAEKALQDPSLRGIFHYSGKEQMTKYEIACAIADAFNLSSSHLIPMTEQPAGAGAQRPQNAQLECSRLELLGLSMDPTPFKTAIRDSLWPFQHDKRWRQTVFH; from the exons GATGATGTTTACACGCCATACCGGCGGGTGCTTGTGACAGGTGCGACAGGGCTACTTGGGCGTGCTGTTTACAAAGAGTTTAAGAACAATGACTGGGATGCTTTGGGGTGTGGCTACAACCGGGCCCGGCCTTGTTTCCTGAAGTGTAATCTACTGGATGAAGATGCAGTGCAAGGGGTCATTCAGGGCTTTCAG CCTCATGTTATTGTGCACTGTGCTGCTGAGAGGAGGCCAGACGTGGTGGAACGTCACACTGAAGCAGCCATGAACTTGAATGTGCATGCATGCGCAACACTGGCCAAAGAAGCAG GTGGCATTTTCCTCATCTACATCAGCACAGATTACGTTTTTGATGGACGTAATcccccctatggagaaaatgatgCCCCCAATCCTTTGAATTTGTATGGGAAGTCTAAGTTGGAGGGTGAGAGGGAGATACTCAGACACTGCCCAG GTGCAGCTATACTGCGAGTGCCCATTCTTTATGGAGAGGTGGAGAAGGTTGAAGAGAGTGCAGTGACAGTATTGTGGGACAGTGTTCAGGAGGGAGCTGAGAGCAGCAACTTAGACCACTGTCAACAACGCTTCCCCACCTACACCAATGATGTGGCACGTGTCTGTCGGACCATGGCTGAGAAGGCCCTTCAG GACCCTTCATTGCGTGGAATATTCCATTACTCTGGAAAAGAGCAGATGACCAAATATGAAATTGCTTGTGCAATAGCAGATGCTTTCAACCTGTCTAGCAGTCATCTAATACCA atgACAGAGCAGCCCGCTGGAGCAGGGGCTCAGAGGCCACAAAACGCCCAGTTAGAGTGCTCTCGTTTGGAGCTCCTTGGACTGAGCATGGACCCGACCCCTTTCAAAACTGCCATAAGGGACAGTCTCTGGCCCTTCCAGCATGACAAACGATGGAGGCAGACTGTCTTTCACTGA
- the LOC127628071 gene encoding methionine adenosyltransferase 2 subunit beta isoform X2, which produces MPGFNYGGDQDDVYTPYRRVLVTGATGLLGRAVYKEFKNNDWDALGCGYNRARPCFLKCNLLDEDAVQGVIQGFQPHVIVHCAAERRPDVVERHTEAAMNLNVHACATLAKEAGGIFLIYISTDYVFDGRNPPYGENDAPNPLNLYGKSKLEGEREILRHCPGAAILRVPILYGEVEKVEESAVTVLWDSVQEGAESSNLDHCQQRFPTYTNDVARVCRTMAEKALQDPSLRGIFHYSGKEQMTKYEIACAIADAFNLSSSHLIPMTEQPAGAGAQRPQNAQLECSRLELLGLSMDPTPFKTAIRDSLWPFQHDKRWRQTVFH; this is translated from the exons GATGATGTTTACACGCCATACCGGCGGGTGCTTGTGACAGGTGCGACAGGGCTACTTGGGCGTGCTGTTTACAAAGAGTTTAAGAACAATGACTGGGATGCTTTGGGGTGTGGCTACAACCGGGCCCGGCCTTGTTTCCTGAAGTGTAATCTACTGGATGAAGATGCAGTGCAAGGGGTCATTCAGGGCTTTCAG CCTCATGTTATTGTGCACTGTGCTGCTGAGAGGAGGCCAGACGTGGTGGAACGTCACACTGAAGCAGCCATGAACTTGAATGTGCATGCATGCGCAACACTGGCCAAAGAAGCAG GTGGCATTTTCCTCATCTACATCAGCACAGATTACGTTTTTGATGGACGTAATcccccctatggagaaaatgatgCCCCCAATCCTTTGAATTTGTATGGGAAGTCTAAGTTGGAGGGTGAGAGGGAGATACTCAGACACTGCCCAG GTGCAGCTATACTGCGAGTGCCCATTCTTTATGGAGAGGTGGAGAAGGTTGAAGAGAGTGCAGTGACAGTATTGTGGGACAGTGTTCAGGAGGGAGCTGAGAGCAGCAACTTAGACCACTGTCAACAACGCTTCCCCACCTACACCAATGATGTGGCACGTGTCTGTCGGACCATGGCTGAGAAGGCCCTTCAG GACCCTTCATTGCGTGGAATATTCCATTACTCTGGAAAAGAGCAGATGACCAAATATGAAATTGCTTGTGCAATAGCAGATGCTTTCAACCTGTCTAGCAGTCATCTAATACCA atgACAGAGCAGCCCGCTGGAGCAGGGGCTCAGAGGCCACAAAACGCCCAGTTAGAGTGCTCTCGTTTGGAGCTCCTTGGACTGAGCATGGACCCGACCCCTTTCAAAACTGCCATAAGGGACAGTCTCTGGCCCTTCCAGCATGACAAACGATGGAGGCAGACTGTCTTTCACTGA